One Clavelina lepadiformis chromosome 1, kaClaLepa1.1, whole genome shotgun sequence genomic region harbors:
- the LOC143448739 gene encoding transcription factor HES-1-B-like: MKDLLFAVFVQTTSKLLKDKSRRKRIKNSLNELISILLNILGIQLFLQQRQRHSKLEKADILEMTVRYLKEFQGQTLNAAKAIDPRVTSKYRSGFVECKNEVSHTLENTNAGIQPDVKTRLMNHLGSNVPPPLIPSSSSLLIPFPTHFSLSPSATPQRSGCGSVNKHNVQGNFTLISLSTSSTVPPRIHGNRTAHVSTETEQRKSASLPKKSYTICCVSPTSPASSLVPRVQDILMMSSSMLRSCSAVSDSDSEPVWRPW; this comes from the exons ATGAAAGACCTGCTATTTGCCGTCTTTGTGCAAACA ACTTCAAAACTGCTTAAGGATAAAAGCCGACGCAAGAGGATTAAAAACAGTCTGAATGAACTGATAAGTATTCTCCTCAACATTTTAGGAATACAG tTGTTTCTTCAGCAAAGACAAAGGCATTCAAAATTGGAAAAGGCTGATATTCTAGAAATGACTGTTCGCTATTTGAAAGAATTTCAGGGACAGACATTGAACGCAGCGAAGGCGATTGATCCAAGAGTCACGAGTAAATACAGAAGCGGATTTGTGGAATGTAAAAACGAGGTTTCTCACACTCTTGAGAACACAAACGCAGGAATTCAGCCCGACGTTAAAACGAG GCTTATGAACCACCTCGGAAGCAATGTACCGCCGCCACTCATTCCCTCCTCGTCTTCCTTACTCATTCCATTCCCAACTCATTTCTCCTTGTCTCCTTCCGCGACTCCACAAAGGTCCGGATGCGGGAGTGTAAATAAGCACAACGTCCAAGGAAACTTTACCCTCATCTCGCTATCAACGTCGTCCACCGTACCCCCACGTATCCACGGAAACAGAACAGCCCACGTATCCACGGAAACAGAACAACGCAAATCCGCATCGCTGCCCAAAAAGTCCTACACGATATGTTGCGTGTCCCCGACCAGCCCAGCTTCATCTCTTGTCCCAAGAGTCCAGGATattttgatgatgtcatcatcAATGTTGCGTTCTTGTTCAGCGGTTAGCGACAGCGACTCGGAACCGGTGTGGAGGCCTTGGTAA